The Spirochaetota bacterium genome contains the following window.
AGTCACTTGAATTTGATAGTATACAAAATTACAAAGATTTGTACCTATATATAGTAGAAAAGTTAAGAGCAATACAAACAAAAAAATATGTAATAATTGATGAAATTCAAGAAATAGATCAATGGGAAAAGGCGGTAAACTCTCTGTTAGCTGAAAAAATTGCTGATATCTACATAACTGGTTCAAACGCTAAAATTATGTCAAATGAACTTTCTACTTTATTAAGCGGTAGATATGTAGAAATTCCCGTTTATCCTTTAACGTTTAAAGAATTTTTAGATTTCAGAAACGATTATTCTAATGTTGAAAATGAGTTCTTAATTTATACACGATTTGGAGGTTTACCTGGCATCCATAACCTAAGTTTTGAAGATGAATATGTATTTTCTTATCTAAATTCAATAATAAATACAATTGTTTATAAAGATATTGTGGTTAGAAATAATATTCGTGAAACAAGAATTCTTGATAATATCATACGATATTTATTTGATAATATTGGAAATATAACAACATCTAAGAAAATAGCCAATTATTTTAAGTCACAAAGGATCAAAATATCTGTAGATACGGTGATTAACTATTTCAAGTATATTGAATCTGCAATGTTAATTCATAGAGTAGAACGTTATGATATTAAAGGAAAAAAATATCTGGAATTTTACGATAAGATTTACCTAAACGATATTGGTCTTAGAAATGGATTAATCGGGTATAAAGAAAAAGACATCAGCTTTCTATTAGAAAATATTGTTTATAATGAATTAAGAGCAAAGGGTTATAAAATCTCAGCAGGTGTGTTTGACAACATCGAAATAGACTTTATTGCAGAAAAACAAAAAGAAAAAAAATATATACAGGTATGTTACCTGTTAAAGGATGAAGATACTATTTTACGGGAATTTGGCAACCTTGAAAAGATAAAAGACAATTATGAAAAAATTGTAATTTCTATGGATAAATTTTTTCCTCAGGAGAGAAATGGAATAAAGCACATTTATTTACTTGATTTTCTTTTAGATAGATATTAATTAAAATGAAAAACCTATTGTTTAACTTCCCATATCTTTCTTTGCCACAGGTAATATACAGGAATACCTAAAATCAACACGCCAATTGCAAACGCCGATGTAATTGTCCAGCAGCATAATGCTGCAATCATCATAATCATTGAAAGCACAATATATGTTAATGGGATAAAAGGATACAATGGTGTGGTATATGGCCTGTTTAAGTTTGGATACTTTTTGCGTGCTACTATTAATCCAATAACAGCTAATACTGGAAATATATTCAAAGCAAATCCCATATATATTACCAATGTCATTGCACTTCCCGAATATACATAGATAATAGCCAGTAGCATTTGCAATAGAATAGCATACACTGGAGTTCCAAACCTATCACTTACTTTTGCCAATGAATGAAAAATCATTTTGTTTTTAGCCATTGCATAGTATACTCTTGGGCCAAGCATCATCTGTGCGGAAACTGACGACAATAGAATTATGGCGATAGTTATGCTGAAAAGGCTGCTTGCTATTGGCCCAAACAATGCCTGTGCAGCAATGGCTCCGATTTCATCTTTGCCCATAATAGCTGTTGCATCCGTTGACATTAAGAATACAGCATTCAGTAGCAAATATAATACCGTAGTAATGACAACTCCAATGAACATTATTCTTGGCAGATTTTTTTCAGGATTAGTTATCTCACCAGCAATGTATGTTGCACCATTCCATCCTGTGTAAGCAAACATCACAATAAGGAGCGACAGCCCCACGTAGGGAATTGATTTTATTTCCAGTGTGCTATACTGTGCATACAACCGGCTGATTCCGGAGCTATCGAGCATATAAAAACCCGCAATTATGAAAGCTACTACAATACCAATTTTCAGTACTGTAAGTATATTTTGAACGTTGCTGCCCTTACGGACACCAATTATATGAGTCATGGCAAAAATCACAATGATGATACATGCTATAGTTTTTTGCCAAAAAATATTTCCGGTGTACGCAGAAATTGTGTGTGCATGTATATTCACAAAGAAAGAATTTAAATATTGAACAAGCAACATTGAGCTTGTAGCTACAGGTGCAGTAAAACCAACTAAAAGCGAAATCCAACCCGTTAAAAATGCAGGAAGATTGCCAAATATTTTTTTTAAATAGACATACTCGCCGCCTGCATCTGGCCACATTGTGGCAAGCTCACTGTAACTTAATGCACCGCACAATGCAACCACTCCACCTATAATCCACAGCAGCATTACAACCAGAGCACTCTGCGTTATGCCCAGAATATTTCCTGTAGTCATAAAAATACCGGTGCCTATCATATCAGCAATGATAACCATTACACCGGTAAAAAGACCTAATTGGCGCTTTAGTTCCACGTTGGCTCCTGATAACATTATAAAATATCAAGCTACTTTGTCATAGCGTATGCAGATTCAAGCTTCAATGAAATGACTTTAGAAACACCCGGCTCCTCCATTGTTACTCCAAAAATAGAATCACATACACTCATAGTTTTTTTGGTATGAGTAACAATTATGAACTGTGTTGATTTTGAAAACTTTTGAACAAGCCGTATAAATCGGCCCACATTTTCTTCATCAAGCGCTGCATCAATTTCATCAAGAAAACAAAATGGCGATGCTTTCACCATATAGGTTGCAAATAATAGAGCAATTGCAATCATGGAGCGCTCGCCACCTGAGAGCATATTTATGTTTTTATTCTTTTTCCCAGGGGGGCGAACAATTATTTCTATACCACTTTCAAGTACGTTATCTGGATCGGTCAATTCTATGATGGCCTCACCACCATTAAAAAGCTGTCTGAATATTTCCTGGAAATTTTTTTGTATTTCTTTAAATGTATTAAGAAACAAATCAACAGATTGTTTGTTGATATCCTCTATAACTGAGAGAATATCCTCTCGTGCTTTTTCAATATCCTTTTTTTGCTCAATGTAATATTCAAAGCGCTTTTTTAAATCCTTATATTCTTCTATAGCTAAGTTGTTAATTGGACCAAGTTCCTGTATTTGTCTTTTAATATCCTGTAGTTCATTATTTATACTTTCGTACATGGATTCATCTACAGTAATAGTAGCATCACCAATTCGTGTTTCATATTCAGTCCATAAGTATTCTTCAACTGAGTTAAGACGGAACTGTAACTCAACAATATTTTTATCCAGAGCACTGATGCGATCAGCTAAACGTTGTAATTGCTCCATATCTTTTTTAGATGATTGTTTGCGGCCAATAATACGCTTATCTATTTCATCACGCTTTGCAATAAGTTCATGAATCTGCTGCTTGAGTTCATTACTTTTTTCATTGTATTCAACAAGGCTATTCTGCCACTGCTCAATTTCAACCGAAAGCTCTTCAATATGTTGTCCAATTTTCTGAATCTCATTTTCAAGATGAGCTTTTTGCTTAGCATCTTCTGCAATTTGGCGCTCAATGGTGTGGATGTGCTTGTCAATCCACGCTTTTTCATTTTCATTTTTTGACAGGTCTTTTTCTACACGAGTTATCATGTTATTAACTTCTTCAAGTTCTTCCTGTTCATTACGGATGCT
Protein-coding sequences here:
- a CDS encoding ATP-binding protein — translated: MLNDIQHLILRPNYLNVLKGFKDKPLIKVLIGMRRVGKSSILKIFIRDLLNESIPKSNIIYINKESLEFDSIQNYKDLYLYIVEKLRAIQTKKYVIIDEIQEIDQWEKAVNSLLAEKIADIYITGSNAKIMSNELSTLLSGRYVEIPVYPLTFKEFLDFRNDYSNVENEFLIYTRFGGLPGIHNLSFEDEYVFSYLNSIINTIVYKDIVVRNNIRETRILDNIIRYLFDNIGNITTSKKIANYFKSQRIKISVDTVINYFKYIESAMLIHRVERYDIKGKKYLEFYDKIYLNDIGLRNGLIGYKEKDISFLLENIVYNELRAKGYKISAGVFDNIEIDFIAEKQKEKKYIQVCYLLKDEDTILREFGNLEKIKDNYEKIVISMDKFFPQERNGIKHIYLLDFLLDRY
- a CDS encoding amino acid permease, with protein sequence MELKRQLGLFTGVMVIIADMIGTGIFMTTGNILGITQSALVVMLLWIIGGVVALCGALSYSELATMWPDAGGEYVYLKKIFGNLPAFLTGWISLLVGFTAPVATSSMLLVQYLNSFFVNIHAHTISAYTGNIFWQKTIACIIIVIFAMTHIIGVRKGSNVQNILTVLKIGIVVAFIIAGFYMLDSSGISRLYAQYSTLEIKSIPYVGLSLLIVMFAYTGWNGATYIAGEITNPEKNLPRIMFIGVVITTVLYLLLNAVFLMSTDATAIMGKDEIGAIAAQALFGPIASSLFSITIAIILLSSVSAQMMLGPRVYYAMAKNKMIFHSLAKVSDRFGTPVYAILLQMLLAIIYVYSGSAMTLVIYMGFALNIFPVLAVIGLIVARKKYPNLNRPYTTPLYPFIPLTYIVLSMIMMIAALCCWTITSAFAIGVLILGIPVYYLWQRKIWEVKQ